In the Helianthus annuus cultivar XRQ/B chromosome 11, HanXRQr2.0-SUNRISE, whole genome shotgun sequence genome, one interval contains:
- the LOC110883250 gene encoding ankyrin repeat-containing protein ITN1, whose amino-acid sequence MTQGEKWMKHTASQCMVVAALIATIVFAAAFTVPGGYDQDNGIPIFHSKATFMVFVVADAISLFASSASILMFLSILTSRYAERDFLESLPKKLMFGLATLFLSIVTMTAAFSVSFFRTLP is encoded by the coding sequence ATGACACAAGGCGAGAAATGGATGAAACACACTGCTAGTCAATGTATGGTTGTTGCGGCTCTTATTGCAACCATAGTATTTGCTGCAGCTTTTACGGTTCCGGGTGGATACGACCAAGACAATGGTATACCTATCTTCCATTCAAAAGCAACCTTTATGGTTTTCGTTGTGGCGGATGCCATTTCCCTATTTGCGTCTTCTGCTTCAATTCTCATGTTCCTATCTATTCTCACATCTCGGTATGCTGAACGTGATTTCTTGGAATCATTACCCAAAAAACTGATGTTCGGTCTAGCAACTCTTTTCCTCTCTATTGTAACCATGACAGCCGCTTTTAGTGTTAGCTTTTTTCGTACTTTACCATAA
- the LOC110883389 gene encoding uncharacterized protein LOC110883389 isoform X1, producing the protein MTSQTGAQLPSIHEDQLLSQQQQTQQQINIQGASHANSGPPPRQLKLAHSDLITGSREQYLKIGVPLYEASIKCDWKAAKDIFDKYSEMGLEKYSITENGETPLHVAASAKGPKDVEKFVKNLVGKMQNEDLELQNKNHNTALYLAVVAGNIKTVKIMVEKNKNLLKIAGANGKMMPLYAAVLFGNKDVVKYLYDNSKELHNDDGWTTRTTWYGDGPSLEDGPPRRRHVTILTKMLHPPKLQGMGGPHLCVVANVPFRTEKTETVGGGTVCGPSPTRDGPGPTPIPYSLRIVVGCLRNVSRMICSMSP; encoded by the exons ATGACGAGCCAAACTGGTGCGCAGCTACCCTCAATACACGAGGACCAACTCTTAAGCCAACAGCAACAGACACAGCAGCAAATCAATATTCAGGGTGCTTCACATGCTAACTCAGGGCCACCACCAAGACAACTTAAACTAGCTCATTCAGATCTGATTACCG GATCCAGAGAACAATACCTCAAAATTGGTGTCCCTTTATATGAAGCATCAATAAAATGTGACTGGAAGGCTGCCAAAGACATTTTTGATAAGTACTCAGAGATGGGATTGGAAAAGTATAGCATTACTGAAAACGGTGAAACACCGCTTCACGTTGCTGCATCAGCAAAAGGACCAAAAGATGTTGAAAAGTTTGTGAAAAATCTAGTGGGTAAGATGCAAAATGAAGACTTGGAACTGCAAAACAAGAATCATAACACCGCTCTCTATTTAGCAGTTGTAGCTGGGAATATTAAAACGGTTAAAATTATGGTGGAAAAGAACAAgaacttattaaaaatcgctgGTGCTAATGGAAAAATGATGCCACTATACGCAGCGGTCTTGTTTGGAAataaggatgtggtgaagtatttGTACGATAATTCCAAGGAGTTACATAATGATGATGGCTGGACAACTCGgactacatggtatggtgatggaccatccttggaggatggtccgccacgtaggcgacacGTCACAATCCTCACTAAGATGCTCCATCCTCCAAAACTACAAGGCATG GGGGGCCCACATCTTTGCGTCGTCGCCAACGTCCCTTTTCGGACGGAGAAGACGGAGACGGTAGGGGGCGGCACGGTGTGtggaccgtcgccgacccgcgacgggccggggccgacccccataccgtATAGCCTCAGGATCGTGGTTGGCTGCTTGAGAAATGTGTCGAGAATGATATGTTCG ATGTCGCCTTAG
- the LOC110886456 gene encoding glutathione S-transferase T3-like, whose product MDPFNNPDTPNTPSNNPNTPTNPTQPNVFSVPGYYPTLEPNQFSQFSSNAFASFQQSPNQFTQISQNQALQQMMMRGAWNFPPVQPQPIPTPPVQPQPIPTPPVQSEPEDDVEIVPETQPPKGKGKRNKGKQVAGDQASKPKAIKWTPIEEEALAKAFLGTSDNPVKGNNQPGDGFWSKVLTKFLAMMDQGPYRDIDSVSSKWRKLNSAINRFCEEYNKLYTSDRRSGWNDEDVFKMALQKYKQNHGSNFPHVRAWMVVKDDPKWSPIPNEVPMAKRQKTSETGSLSAGGSDARCHIKLNDDADYDEDEYNVREPDRPPGRDKTKKERAKGKGKETVDPNMVEFMEHLKVYNDISAQKSKTKERAVEEKSRASDEKLKEKVRLSNEKIRISDEKIRLKEWEIMMINVENEPEPRRLMLKKLQDDIMKKHQII is encoded by the exons ATGGATCCGTTCAACAACCCTGATACTCCCAACACGCCTTCGAACAACCCGAATACTCCCACCAATCCGACCCAACCAAATGTTTTTTCGGTTCCGGGGTATTATCCAACGctagaaccgaaccaattctcCCAATTTTCATCGAACGCTTTTGCGTCATTCCAACAATCGCCCAACCAATTCACTCAAATCTCCCAAAATCAAGCTCTTCAACAAATGATGATGCGGGGTGCTTGGAACTTTCCACCCGTTCAACCTCAACCGATCCCCACACCCCCCGTTCAACCCCAACCGATCCCCACACCCCCCGTTCAATCCGAACCCGAAGATGATGTGGAGATTGTGCCCGAAACCCAACCGCCAAAAGGGAAAGGAAAACGAAACAAAGGGAAACAAGTAGCGGGTGATCAAGCGTCGAAACCGAAGGCGATTAAATGGACCCCAATCGAAGAAGAAGCATTAGCCAAGGCTTTCCTTGGCACTTCCGACAACCCGGTAAAAG GTAACAATCAACCGGGTGACGGGTTTTGGTCCAAAGTATTGACCAAGTTTCTCGCCATGATGGACCAAGGCCCGTATAGAGATATCGACTCGGTTTCCTCGAAGTGGCGAAAATTGAACTCGGCCATTAATCGGTTTTGCGAGGAGTATAACAAATTATATACAAGTGACCGTCGTAGCGGGTGGAACGACGAGGATGTGTTCAAAATGGCATTGCAAAAGTATAAGCAAAATCATGGTTCCAACTTTCCTCACGTTCGCGCGTGGATGGTTGTAAAAGACGACCCAAAATGGTCGCCCATTCCTAACGAGGTGCCGATggcgaaacgccaaaaaacatcgGAAACGGGTAGTTTAAGCGCCGGTGGGTCGgacgcgaggtgtcacattaAATTAAATGATGACGCCGACTATGACGAAGACGAGTATAACGTACGTGAACCCGACCGTCCACCGGGCCGAGACAAAACAAAAAAGGAGCGGGCCAAGGGAAAAGGAAAGGAAACGGTGGACCCGAACATGGTTGAGTTTATGGAACACCTAAAAGTGTACAACGACATATCGGCCCAAAAGTCGAAGACGAAGGAGCGGGCCGTCGAAGAAAAAAGCCGTGCATCGGACgagaagttaaaagaaaaggtCCGATTGTCGAATGAGAAAATCCGAATCTCCGATGAAAAAATTCGGCTTAAGGAATGGGAAATAATGATGATTAATGTCGAGAACGAACCCGAGCCGAGAcgtttgatgttgaaaaaactacaAGACGACATCATGAAAAAGCATCAAATTATTtaa
- the LOC110883389 gene encoding uncharacterized protein LOC110883389 isoform X2 has translation MFDVALGIVESYQGLRDQKVLQLLARKPEAFSEKKSNFIKRIINSVCAFICLKGESHEKEDYALKLLQIIWGDIAKKSKKEIDDILRGPVDTNQDNKPASGTVEELQKLISGHIVNMHVEIQNNIIKRLPATGNDDQALQLQKLVSGHIAKMHVETQNLIKGPSTSSNIPSTSSNIPNVPPSGNTTKTYSSRIIFLAAETGNTKFIVELIRQYPDLIWKVNDDGLSIFHIAVKHRHEGIYNLLYEIGSMKDLITPLKDQKQNTMLHLVGKSAKKSDSRMSRELLYKCNESYYGLRK, from the exons ATGTTCG ATGTCGCCTTAGGGATTGTGGAATCTTATCAAGGACTTCGTGATCAAAAAGTACTTCAACTACTAGCTCGAAAGCCGGAAGCATTTTCTGAAAAGAAATCTAACTTCATCAAAAGAATCATCAACTCAG TTTGTGCGTTTATTTGTTTAAAGGGGGAATCGCATGAAAAGGAAGATTACGCATTGAAATTACTTCAAATCATTTGGGGAGATATAGCGAAAAAATCTAAGAAAGAAATTGATGATATATTAAGAGGGCCGGTAGATACAAACCAAGACAACAAGCCGGCTTCAGGAACTGTAGAAGAACTACAGAAGCTCATTTCTGGCCATATTGTGAACATGCATGTTGAAATCCAAAACAATATAATTAAACGACTGCCAGCTACCGGAAATGATGATCAAGCTTTGCAACTACAAAAACTCGTCTCGGGACATATTGCCAAAATGCATGTTGAAACACAAAATCTAATCAAAGGACCATCAACTTCTTCGAATATACCATCAACTTCTTCGAATATTCCAAATGTACCACCGTCGGGAAACACAACTAAAACATACTCTTCTCGAATAATATTTCTTGCTGCAGAAACAGGCAATACTAAATTTATAGTTGAGCTCATCCGTCAATATCCAGATCTCATATGGAAAGTAAATGATGACGGCTTAAGTATATTTCACATTGCTGTCAAACATCGCCATGAAGGTATCTACAACCTATTATATGAGATAGGCTCAATGAAGGATTTGATTACTCCTCTCAAAGATCAAAAGCAGAACACTATGTTGCATTTAGTTGGGAAGAGTGCAAAAAAAAGCGACTCGAGGATGTCTCGGGAGTTGCTTTACAAATGCAACGAGAGTTATTATGGTTTAAG GAAGTAG